A window of Candidatus Methylomirabilota bacterium contains these coding sequences:
- a CDS encoding phosphoketolase, with protein MDGPLSPAELHAIDAYWRAANYLSVGQIYLLANPVLQEPLRPAHVKPRLLGHWGTTPGLNFIYAHLNRMITAHDLDMIFITGPGHGGPGVVANTYLEGTYSEIYPNISRDVQGLQKLFRQFSFPGGIPSHAAPETPGSIHEGGELGYALSHAYGAAFDNPNLIVACVVGDGEAETGPMATAWHSNKFLNPVHDGAVLPILHLNGYKIANPTVLARITPAELESLFVGYGYRPHVVEGDDAASMHQMMAATLETVIAEIRAIQREARDNGIPRRSRWPMIILRTPKGWTGPKEIDGKKTEGSWRSHQVPLAELAEKPEHLKLLENWMKSYKPEELFDARGTLIPKLVELAPTGRRRMGSNLYANGGLLLKELKLPDFRGYAVEVPRPGAVFGEATRVLGGFLRDVMKLNRDSRNFRVFGPDETASNRLSALFEATDRAWMGDRVPEDDHLAPDGRVMEILSEHTCQGWLEGYLLTGRHGLFSCYEAFIHIVGSMFNQHAKWLKVCNEIPWRAPIASLNYLLTSHVWRQDHNGFSHQDPGFIDHVVNKKADVIRVYLPPDANSLLSVMDHCLRSRNFVNVVVAGKQPAPQYLDMDAAIKHCTAGIGIWEWASNDKDVAPDVVMACAGDVPTLETLAAVRLLRQHLPELRIRVVNVVDLMRLQPSEEHPNGLTNSEFDTLFTTDKPIIFAYHGYPWLIHRLTYRRTNHKNLHVRGYKEEGTTTTPFDMVVRNDLDRYHLVMDVIDRAPGLGYRAAHVKQAMRDRRIEHRAYIVEHGDDMPEIRDWRWSPDEAGNQYTKKPRSV; from the coding sequence ATGGATGGTCCGCTTTCCCCCGCCGAGCTTCATGCCATCGACGCCTACTGGCGCGCGGCAAATTACCTGTCCGTGGGCCAGATCTATCTCCTTGCCAATCCAGTGCTTCAGGAGCCGCTCAGGCCGGCGCATGTCAAGCCGAGGCTGCTCGGGCACTGGGGGACGACGCCGGGCCTGAACTTCATCTACGCGCACCTCAACCGGATGATCACAGCGCACGACCTCGACATGATCTTTATCACCGGCCCGGGCCATGGCGGCCCTGGCGTGGTCGCGAATACCTACCTGGAAGGGACGTACAGCGAAATCTACCCGAACATCTCCCGGGACGTGCAGGGTCTGCAGAAGCTCTTCAGGCAGTTCTCGTTCCCCGGCGGGATTCCCAGCCACGCCGCTCCCGAAACTCCCGGCTCGATCCACGAAGGCGGCGAGTTGGGCTATGCCCTCTCACACGCCTACGGCGCGGCCTTTGACAACCCCAACCTCATCGTGGCCTGTGTGGTGGGCGACGGCGAGGCCGAAACGGGGCCCATGGCCACGGCCTGGCACTCGAACAAGTTCCTCAATCCCGTTCACGACGGCGCGGTTCTGCCTATCCTCCATCTGAACGGCTACAAGATCGCCAACCCGACTGTGCTGGCCCGAATCACTCCCGCGGAGCTGGAGAGCCTGTTCGTCGGCTATGGGTACCGGCCTCACGTCGTCGAGGGCGATGACGCTGCGAGTATGCATCAGATGATGGCGGCGACGCTCGAGACGGTGATCGCTGAGATCCGGGCGATTCAGCGCGAGGCCCGTGACAACGGAATCCCGCGTCGCTCCCGTTGGCCGATGATCATCCTCAGAACTCCCAAAGGGTGGACGGGTCCAAAGGAGATCGACGGCAAGAAGACCGAAGGGTCGTGGCGGTCACACCAGGTGCCGTTGGCCGAGCTTGCGGAGAAGCCGGAGCATCTCAAGCTCCTCGAGAACTGGATGAAAAGTTACAAGCCCGAGGAGTTGTTTGATGCGCGCGGAACACTGATCCCGAAGCTGGTCGAGCTTGCGCCGACAGGCCGGCGCCGCATGGGATCCAACCTCTACGCCAACGGCGGCCTGCTGCTCAAGGAGCTCAAGCTCCCGGACTTCCGCGGGTATGCCGTCGAGGTTCCTCGCCCCGGCGCTGTGTTCGGGGAAGCCACACGTGTGCTCGGAGGCTTCCTGCGCGACGTCATGAAGCTCAACAGGGACAGTCGGAACTTTCGGGTATTTGGTCCCGACGAGACCGCGTCAAACCGCCTCTCCGCCCTTTTTGAGGCGACGGACCGGGCCTGGATGGGCGACCGCGTGCCCGAGGACGATCACCTCGCGCCCGACGGCCGCGTGATGGAGATCCTGAGTGAGCACACCTGCCAGGGGTGGCTTGAAGGCTATCTCCTCACCGGACGCCACGGCCTCTTCTCCTGCTACGAGGCGTTCATCCACATCGTGGGCTCGATGTTCAACCAGCACGCCAAGTGGCTGAAGGTGTGCAACGAAATTCCCTGGCGCGCGCCGATCGCCTCGCTCAACTACCTTCTGACCTCCCACGTCTGGCGGCAGGACCATAATGGCTTCTCCCACCAGGACCCGGGCTTCATCGACCACGTCGTGAACAAGAAGGCCGATGTGATTCGGGTCTACCTGCCTCCCGACGCGAACAGTCTGCTTTCGGTGATGGACCACTGTCTCAGAAGCCGAAACTTCGTCAACGTGGTCGTGGCCGGCAAGCAGCCGGCGCCACAGTATCTTGACATGGACGCCGCGATCAAACACTGCACGGCCGGAATCGGAATCTGGGAGTGGGCGAGCAACGACAAGGACGTCGCGCCCGACGTGGTGATGGCGTGCGCCGGCGACGTGCCGACACTGGAGACGCTGGCAGCGGTACGCCTGCTCCGTCAGCACCTGCCCGAGTTGCGGATCCGTGTGGTGAACGTTGTGGATCTGATGCGGCTCCAGCCCAGCGAGGAACACCCCAACGGGCTCACGAACAGCGAGTTCGACACGCTCTTCACCACCGACAAGCCGATCATCTTCGCCTACCACGGCTACCCCTGGCTGATCCATCGGCTGACGTATCGCCGGACGAACCACAAGAACCTCCACGTGCGGGGATACAAAGAAGAGGGCACGACGACAACGCCGTTCGACATGGTCGTCAGGAACGACCTGGATCGCTACCACCTGGTGATGGACGTGATCGACCGGGCGCCGGGGCTGGGCTATCGCGCGGCTCACGTGAAGCAGGCGATGCGCGATAGGCGGATCGAGCATAGGGCCTATATCGTCGAGCACGGCGATGACATGCCCGAGATTCGCGATTGGCGATGGAGTCCGGACGAAGCCGGCAACCAGTACACAAAGAAGCCCCGATCAGTGTAA
- a CDS encoding esterase — translation MKHTAVSIATIALTLLAVTACAPHMQYRTVHPDVCVSPKPKPTPECEAYALQQLPGDNGSSYLLGFIEFDDQGQLWDRRQMRDVLSKLETEAGTRDLLMVVFVHGWKHSAAPGDPNINTFRGVLADLSDTEAYLAKTSGAQARQVVGIYFGWRGGSLPIKYLENVTFWDRKNTAQKVGYGGVAEVLSRLEDIKLTKDSMVCRDRPVPANGEPLCRSSTQLVAVGHSFGGAVMHTALAQILENRFVQTAGPAGQKSDVEGFGNLVVLINPAFEANLFTPMSDMAAERTYFSSQLPVVLVLTSEADGATRYAFPIGRWFSTIFEKAHDRQRRNAVTGETETISARDANVRAVGHFKPYRTHRLYPKTERIREELKTPSAADSIRMFKRSRADWASDEPGSKITFGDVVLERTTISAGRNPYLVTYVDGRLIRDHNDIDDPRIIEFVKQLILISIYGKK, via the coding sequence ATGAAACACACAGCCGTATCAATCGCAACCATTGCTCTTACACTGCTGGCCGTGACGGCCTGCGCCCCGCACATGCAATACCGCACTGTCCACCCGGACGTCTGTGTCAGCCCGAAGCCGAAACCCACGCCGGAGTGCGAAGCCTACGCGCTGCAACAACTGCCCGGCGACAACGGCTCCAGCTACCTGCTTGGGTTCATTGAATTCGACGATCAGGGCCAGCTCTGGGACCGCAGACAGATGCGCGATGTCCTGTCGAAACTCGAGACCGAGGCTGGGACCCGCGATCTGCTGATGGTGGTATTCGTGCACGGTTGGAAGCATAGCGCCGCGCCCGGTGATCCTAACATCAATACCTTCCGCGGCGTGCTGGCCGACCTGAGCGATACCGAAGCCTATCTGGCCAAGACCAGCGGAGCCCAAGCCCGCCAGGTGGTCGGCATCTACTTCGGCTGGCGCGGCGGTTCGCTGCCCATAAAATATCTGGAAAACGTCACCTTCTGGGACCGCAAAAACACCGCCCAGAAGGTCGGGTACGGCGGGGTGGCCGAGGTCCTGAGCCGGTTGGAGGATATCAAGCTCACCAAGGACAGCATGGTCTGCCGCGATCGCCCGGTACCCGCAAACGGCGAGCCGTTGTGCCGCAGCAGCACCCAGCTCGTGGCCGTCGGCCACAGCTTCGGCGGCGCGGTGATGCACACCGCGCTTGCCCAGATCCTGGAAAACCGTTTTGTTCAGACCGCCGGACCGGCCGGCCAAAAAAGCGATGTCGAAGGATTCGGCAACCTGGTGGTGCTGATCAACCCGGCGTTTGAGGCCAACCTGTTTACACCGATGAGCGACATGGCGGCGGAGCGCACCTACTTCTCCTCACAACTGCCGGTCGTGTTGGTATTGACCTCAGAGGCCGATGGCGCCACCCGTTACGCCTTTCCGATCGGGCGCTGGTTTTCGACCATTTTTGAGAAGGCGCACGATCGGCAGCGACGGAATGCGGTGACCGGTGAAACGGAGACGATCAGCGCACGTGACGCCAATGTCCGCGCCGTCGGCCATTTCAAACCGTACCGTACCCACCGCCTCTACCCGAAGACGGAGCGCATACGCGAGGAACTGAAGACCCCCAGCGCCGCCGACAGCATCCGGATGTTCAAGCGCTCCAGAGCTGATTGGGCAAGCGACGAACCCGGCAGCAAGATCACGTTCGGTGATGTGGTGCTGGAACGCACCACCATCTCGGCGGGTCGCAACCCCTATCTCGTCACCTATGTCGACGGGCGACTGATTCGTGATCATAACGACATCGATGATCCTCGGATCATCGAATTTGTCAAGCAACTGATCCTGATTTCTATCTACGGCAAGAAGTAG
- a CDS encoding cell division protein FtsH — MEKKQRQFSFLYFVAAFFLVLAVHDFLIARHIETLSYSEFKVLLKAGKVEDLTVGTRIIAGRLKREGLEGLLTKEKAEQIQRAAGGELRFVTIRVDDPTLVQELETSRVRFAGEVESTWFTTLLSWVLPALVFVGVWMFLMKRFGGAASGLMAIGKSKAKVYMEKETGVTFADVAGIDEARAELMEVVEFLKTPQRYRRLGGKIPKGVLIVGAPGTGKTLLAKAVAGEAGVPFFSMSGSEFVEMFVGVGAARVRDLFAQAQEKAPCIIFIDELDALGKARGLNPMGGHDEREQTLNQLLVEMDGFDTNKGVIIMAATNRPEILDPALLRPGRFDRHVAIDRPDIRGREKILQVHVKSVTLAPEVDLSAIAARTPGFVGADLANLVNEAALLAARKGRDAVATADFDEAIDRIVAGLEKKTRVMNPVEKETVAYHEAGHALVAESRPRADRVAKISIIPRGVAALGYTQQSPTEDRYLLKRAEMLDRLDVLLGGRVAEEIVFGDVSTGAQDDLQRATDMARLMVTQYGMSEQLGLATFEEPRSSPFLNIAKPQRVREYSEQTAQTIDEEIRKLLDDAHIRVKETLASRRSDLDALAKLLLEKEVVDREALTQLLQSRRS; from the coding sequence ATGGAAAAGAAACAGCGGCAGTTTTCCTTCCTGTACTTTGTCGCGGCCTTCTTCCTGGTGCTGGCGGTTCACGATTTCCTGATAGCCCGCCACATCGAGACCCTCTCGTACAGCGAATTCAAGGTGCTCCTGAAAGCCGGCAAGGTGGAGGACCTGACCGTCGGGACGCGTATTATCGCGGGGCGGCTGAAAAGGGAGGGACTGGAGGGACTGCTCACCAAAGAGAAGGCGGAGCAGATTCAACGTGCGGCCGGTGGAGAGCTTCGCTTTGTGACCATCCGCGTTGATGATCCTACCCTCGTCCAGGAGTTGGAGACATCAAGAGTGCGTTTTGCCGGCGAGGTAGAGAGTACGTGGTTTACCACGCTACTCTCCTGGGTGCTCCCCGCTCTGGTCTTCGTTGGTGTGTGGATGTTTCTCATGAAGCGGTTCGGAGGAGCGGCCAGCGGTCTGATGGCGATCGGTAAGAGTAAGGCAAAGGTCTATATGGAGAAAGAGACCGGCGTCACCTTTGCCGATGTGGCGGGGATCGACGAGGCGCGCGCCGAGCTGATGGAGGTTGTCGAATTTCTGAAGACGCCGCAACGGTACCGCCGCCTTGGCGGCAAGATCCCTAAAGGGGTCTTGATCGTCGGCGCTCCAGGGACCGGAAAGACGCTGCTGGCCAAAGCGGTCGCCGGAGAGGCGGGGGTCCCATTCTTCAGTATGAGCGGGTCGGAGTTCGTCGAGATGTTCGTGGGGGTCGGCGCGGCTCGCGTGCGTGATCTGTTTGCGCAGGCCCAGGAAAAGGCTCCGTGCATCATCTTCATCGATGAGCTGGACGCCCTTGGGAAGGCGCGCGGGCTGAACCCGATGGGCGGACACGATGAACGAGAGCAGACCCTCAACCAACTGCTGGTGGAGATGGACGGCTTCGACACAAATAAAGGTGTCATTATCATGGCTGCGACGAACCGTCCGGAGATTCTCGATCCGGCCTTGCTCCGCCCCGGACGATTCGACCGCCATGTGGCCATTGATCGGCCCGATATCAGGGGGCGTGAAAAGATCCTTCAGGTGCATGTGAAGTCGGTTACGCTTGCGCCGGAAGTCGATCTTTCAGCTATCGCTGCAAGGACCCCCGGCTTTGTCGGCGCCGATCTGGCCAACCTGGTGAACGAGGCTGCGCTGCTCGCCGCGCGGAAGGGCCGGGACGCCGTGGCCACGGCCGATTTTGACGAGGCCATCGACCGGATCGTTGCCGGCCTCGAGAAAAAGACCCGCGTCATGAATCCGGTCGAGAAGGAGACCGTCGCGTACCACGAGGCCGGTCATGCGCTGGTGGCGGAGTCGCGCCCTCGCGCCGACCGGGTGGCGAAGATCTCTATCATCCCGCGCGGTGTGGCCGCGCTGGGCTACACGCAGCAGTCGCCCACGGAGGATCGGTACCTGCTCAAGCGGGCCGAGATGCTCGACCGGCTCGATGTGTTGCTGGGGGGTCGAGTGGCGGAAGAGATCGTGTTCGGCGATGTCTCGACCGGCGCCCAGGACGACCTGCAGCGGGCGACCGATATGGCCCGCCTGATGGTCACCCAGTATGGAATGAGCGAACAGCTCGGATTGGCGACGTTTGAGGAGCCGCGCAGTTCGCCCTTCCTCAACATTGCGAAGCCTCAGCGGGTCCGGGAGTACAGCGAGCAGACCGCCCAGACGATTGACGAGGAGATCCGCAAGCTTCTGGATGATGCCCACATCCGAGTGAAGGAGACACTGGCCTCCAGACGCAGCGATCTGGACGCGCTGGCCAAGCTGCTGTTGGAAAAGGAGGTTGTGGATCGGGAGGCCCTGACGCAACTGCTCCAGTCCCGGCGGTCGTAG
- a CDS encoding alpha-glucan family phosphorylase yields the protein MTDIAKDPVCGMAARIEEGFVVSHQSKTYAFCSDLCKQTFLADPGKYAEQYPIQAPGQADSTRRIAYFSMEVAVDPRMPTYSGGLGVLAGDTLRSCADLKIPMVAVSLLYAKGYFDQRLDEWGNQQEIPVVWEPSHFVRPLPVTVAVPIENRSIIVRGWQYDIKGCAGYSVPLILLDTNVDENMPSDRELTSFLYGGDERYRLAQEIILGIGGLRMLRALGYTKLQRFHLNEGHASLLALELLREHREAGIGVWDFQGVRERCVFTTHTPVSAGHDQFSYDLVQSVLGEFVSLELIRMLGGRERMNMTLLALNLSQYVNGVAKRHEEISREMFPGYPIDSITNGVHSFTWSCDSFRKLYDRHIPGWIDDPFSLRYAISIPKSEIWEAHVEAKARLIDEVNRRTHMTLKPDVFTIGFARRATLYKRADLLFSDPGQLADIAATAGPMQFIFAGKAHPKDGPGKELIRRVVQFARQLKDRVTIVYLENYDMELGRLLASGVDLWLNTPLRPLEASGTSGMKAAHNGVPSFSILDGWWVEGHIEGVTGWAIGPAVMDRSDSNLTDGRDSEELYHKLRRVIVPMFYQDRERWTDIMRQSIAFNASFFNTHRMVQQYAAHAYV from the coding sequence GTGACGGATATTGCCAAAGATCCGGTGTGCGGGATGGCGGCCCGTATCGAGGAGGGCTTCGTCGTCTCGCACCAGAGCAAGACCTACGCCTTCTGCTCTGATCTCTGCAAGCAGACCTTCCTGGCCGATCCCGGGAAGTATGCCGAACAGTACCCGATTCAAGCCCCCGGCCAAGCCGATTCCACCAGACGCATTGCCTATTTCTCGATGGAGGTCGCGGTAGATCCCCGTATGCCGACGTACAGCGGTGGCTTGGGCGTACTGGCCGGGGACACTTTACGGTCCTGCGCCGATCTCAAGATCCCGATGGTGGCCGTGAGCCTCCTGTATGCCAAGGGGTACTTTGATCAGAGACTGGATGAATGGGGTAACCAGCAAGAAATTCCTGTCGTATGGGAACCTTCCCATTTTGTGCGCCCGCTGCCGGTTACCGTTGCTGTGCCGATAGAAAACCGGTCTATCATCGTGAGGGGCTGGCAATACGATATCAAGGGCTGCGCCGGGTACTCAGTTCCTCTGATCCTGCTGGATACGAACGTGGATGAGAACATGCCGTCCGACAGGGAACTGACCTCGTTTCTCTACGGCGGGGACGAGCGATACCGTCTGGCTCAGGAGATTATCCTGGGTATAGGAGGCCTTCGGATGCTCCGAGCGTTGGGATACACCAAGTTACAACGATTCCACCTGAACGAAGGCCATGCCAGCCTGCTGGCCCTGGAGCTCTTACGCGAACACCGAGAAGCCGGCATTGGCGTGTGGGATTTTCAGGGTGTCAGAGAGCGCTGCGTCTTCACGACGCATACACCCGTCTCGGCCGGTCACGATCAGTTCTCGTATGATCTTGTACAGAGTGTCCTCGGGGAGTTCGTGTCGCTGGAACTGATACGGATGCTGGGCGGACGGGAGCGCATGAACATGACGCTGCTCGCGTTGAATCTCAGTCAGTATGTCAACGGGGTGGCGAAACGGCACGAAGAGATTTCCCGGGAGATGTTCCCCGGCTACCCCATCGATTCCATTACCAACGGCGTTCACTCATTCACGTGGAGTTGCGACAGCTTCAGGAAGTTGTATGATCGTCACATTCCCGGGTGGATCGATGACCCCTTTTCGCTTCGCTATGCCATCAGCATCCCGAAGAGCGAGATATGGGAGGCCCATGTCGAGGCCAAGGCACGGCTGATCGACGAGGTGAACCGGCGGACTCATATGACTCTCAAGCCCGATGTGTTTACCATCGGTTTTGCGCGACGAGCCACGTTGTACAAACGGGCCGACCTGCTCTTTTCCGATCCCGGTCAGTTGGCGGATATTGCCGCCACGGCAGGCCCGATGCAATTCATCTTTGCAGGGAAGGCGCACCCGAAGGATGGTCCCGGCAAGGAGCTGATTCGGCGCGTGGTTCAGTTCGCCCGACAGCTCAAGGATCGGGTGACGATTGTCTACCTGGAGAACTACGATATGGAACTGGGCCGGCTCCTGGCTTCCGGGGTGGACCTCTGGCTGAACACCCCCTTGCGTCCGCTGGAGGCGTCCGGAACCTCGGGTATGAAGGCTGCGCATAACGGGGTCCCGAGCTTCAGCATCCTGGACGGCTGGTGGGTCGAGGGCCACATCGAGGGTGTGACGGGATGGGCTATCGGGCCTGCCGTCATGGATCGCTCCGATTCGAACTTGACGGACGGCCGCGATAGCGAAGAGCTGTATCATAAGTTGCGACGGGTCATTGTCCCGATGTTTTATCAGGACCGCGAGCGATGGACCGATATCATGCGGCAATCGATCGCGTTCAATGCATCATTTTTCAATACCCATCGGATGGTCCAACAGTACGCCGCCCATGCGTATGTGTAG